A single window of Dermacentor albipictus isolate Rhodes 1998 colony chromosome 1, USDA_Dalb.pri_finalv2, whole genome shotgun sequence DNA harbors:
- the LOC135909555 gene encoding uncharacterized protein, translating into MGPPPTKKHRATSRSPRRSPRKGTAAEGQGYRRFDASKTRSRSRSSGPTASRRGQAGGGGGGGSPASRSRLLVLVSGLAVSTFCVLVAFFVVYTVRSAGTLATAARRSDPAGGALGPARSKRPQHGDFAAAPAGVGVVIPENTRFVCVYHEQNRRPGYSPYTFPHAYCHVVAYCCLSVNTAPEDTLALQSIAALASARKPIAIIVKVGAGQTDTDLTALFGAWRAAQFTARLLDVRRRTGFCCAYLHWRRPSALYRDRVTRLAAELRVALRDHGVRLGFVVDAATAGALDVRALLATLGRDSLLVAPAPYPSSSPGALGPSYHGYEALRWHSRLAELGGNASAGACHTVSLAGVAMAAANATLVPYDRICTARFLRTPRTSRDGWSSVGRLWGSGTLVSFLSPARARSFVAAVHEEAGSSCLGFWDPEHDDFAGRCGGPEYPLIGSIVKRLDDEQRLTPPRVVSRWLRYSFLTGNHTDAGGADSITSLAGTRSSSCSVSPRRCTKNVEASATAAATATKAR; encoded by the exons ATGGggccgccgccgacgaagaagCATCGTGCGACCTCTCGAAGTCCGCGCCGTTCGCCGCGGAAGGGAACCGCTGCGGAAGGACAGGGATACCGGCGCTTTGACGCCAGCAAGACCAGAAGCCGGTCCCGGTCGTCGGGACCGACCGCCAGCCGGCGGGGACAAGccggcggaggcggcggcggcggctcacCGGCTTCGCGTTCCCGCCTCCTGGTCCTGGTCAGCGGCCTGGCCGTCTCCACATTCTGCGTGCTGGTCGCGTTCTTCGTGGTGTACACGGTGCGCAGCGCCGGTACGCTGGCCACGGCCGCGAGGCGAAGCGACCCTGCAGGCGGCGCGCTTGGGCCAGCCCGGAGCAAGCGCCCGCAGCACGGCGACTTCGCCGCCGCACCTGCGGGAGTGGGCGTCGTCATACCCGAGAACACCAG GTTCGTGTGCGTGTACCACGAGCAGAACCGACGTCCCGGCTACAGCCCCTACACGTTTCCGCACGCCTACTGCCACGTAGTGGCCTACTGCTGCCTGTCTGTGAACACGGCGCCCGAAGATACACTGGCGCTGCAGAGCATTGCCGCCCTAGCCAGCGCCCGTAAGCCGATCGCAATCATCGTCAAAG TGGGTGCCGGCCAGACCGACACCGACCTGACCGCGCTGTTTGGCGCGTGGCGTGCGGCCCAGTTCACGGCGAGGCTGCTGGACGTGCGGCGACGCACGGGGTTCTGCTGCGCCTACCTGCACTGGCGCCGGCCGTCGGCCCTCTACCGGGATCGCGTCACGCGCCTCGCCGCCGAGCTGCGCGTCGCCCTGCGGGACCACGGCGTCCGCCTCGGCTTCGTGGTGGACGCTGCCACCGCCGGGGCACTCGACGTGCGCGC ACTCCTGGCCACCTTAGGGCGTGACTCGCTGCTGGTCGCTCCCGCCCCGTACCCGTCGTCCTCGCCAGGCGCCCTGGGTCCGTCGTACCACGGCTACGAGGCTCTACGGTGGCACAGCCGGCTAGCCGAGCTGGGCGGAAACGCGAGCGCCGGCGCCTGCCACACCGTCAGCTTGGCCGGCGTGGCGATGGCCGCAGCCAACGCTACGCTAGTGCCGTACGATCGCATCTGCACGGCACGCTTTCTCAGGACGCCCAGGACAAG CAGGGACGGCTGGTCATCGGTGGGTCGCCTGTGGGGCTCCGGCACCCTGGTGTCCTTCCTCTCCCCGGCCCGGGCGCGATCCTTCGTTGCCGCCGTGCACGAGGAGGCGGGCTCGAGCTGCCTAGGCTTCTGGGATCCCGAGCACGACGACTTCGCCGGTCGCTGCGGGGGGCCCGAGTACCCGCTCATAGGGTCCATTGTGAAACGACTCGACGATGAGCAGAgac TTACGCCTCCGAGAGTCGTCTCACGCTGGTTGCGGTATTCGTTCCTCACGGGAAACCATACAGACGCCGGTGGTGCCGACTCCATCACCTCCCTGGCGGGCACACGTTCTTCCTCCTGCAGTGTGTCTCCACGGAGGTGCACAAAAAACGTGGAAGCGTCGgcaaccgcagcagcaacagcaacgaaAGCGCGCTAG